The genomic region CGACGAGGACGCCGCCGACGAGGGCGACGAGGCCGCCGACGAGGGCGACGACTCGTCGACGACGACGACGACCGTCACCGGCGGCGTGACCGTCAGCGCCCAGACCAACACGGGGTCGTCGAGCAGCGAGCCCACCAGCGGCGAGCAGGCCGAGGGTGCGCAACCGAACGAGCCGGCCCCGACCGGCACCGTCGAGCCCGGGGCGGCCGTCACGCTCGACCCCGGAGTCACCCCGGACTCGAGCCTCGAGCAGAAACCAGCGGCCTCTACGGACTCCAACGGTGGTTCGGAGGTGATCACCGCACCGGCAAGCGGGTCGTTCGAGCCGCAGACGTCGCCTGCGGGGCAAACCCAACCGACCACCGCCACGTCCGCCCGCACGGTGCAGTCGCTGTCGGATCCGGCCACGACCTTCCAGGAAGCGGCCCAGGTGGCGGTGTTCGCCGACGCCCGCGTGCTGGCCGGTTCCGCCACCCAGACCTACGCGCCGATGACCGCCTCGACGGCTGTGCCGGCTCCGGCCGCACCGCGCGACGTTTTCACGGCGGTGGCGAACGTCGTCTCCAGCGCGCTGAATTGGGTGCTGAGCCCGCTGGCCGGCAACGTACCGGGTGGTCCAGCGCAGCCACCGCTGATCTGGGGACTTTTGGCGTTTGCGCGTCGCGAGTTCGACAGGTTCTTCGCCGCGCTCGCCGGAGGGTCGACGGCTTCGACATCGCCGACCGCGCTGACTGCGCCGACCTCGCTGACCTCGCCTACCGCGTTTTCGGCGCTCACCGAGCCCATGGCTCGTTTGGCGATGGCGGCGCCCGTCATCCCGACGCCCGCGCCGCCGTTCCCCGCCCAGGTCAGCCCGTCGACGAAGTTCGTGAGCTGGGTGACCGGCCCCTACGTCTATCCCAGCCAGGCCGATGCCACGGTTCAGAACCCGCTGCTGGCCAACACGCTGAGCCGCTACAGCGTCTACGGCACGGACCTGGGAATCATGTGGGACAACGGGATTCCCGACAATCCGCTGACGAAAGACATCAACGAGAACCAGGTCCTCATCGCCGTAGGCGACACGTTCGCCGGCCCGTACATGCAAGGCGACTGGCGATCGAACACCATCTTCCGCAGCTCCGACATCGACCTGGCCAACGGCATGGAGATCCCCGACGGTCAGTGGTACAACGGCAACATGTTCGGCGGGGCGCCGTTGGGCCCCACGCAGTACCGCGCCCGGCAGGTCATCTTCCCAGAGGGTCTGCCCGCGGGTATCACGCTTATCCCCACGGCCGGCGTATCCATACCTACTCCGGGTTCGAGGTTCGGCGCGATCCAGTACGTGAGCTTCATGTCGGTCACGCAATGGGGCGCACCGGGTTCGTGGACGACCAACTACTCGGCGATCGCATATTCGGACGACAACGGCGAGACCTTCAAGGTGGCGCCGCAGACCGTCCGCTACAACCAGCCGTGGACCGGCAACCAGAACTTCCAGCAGTCGGCGTTCGTGCGACCCGGTGACGGCTACGTCTACATGTACGGCACGCCGAACGGCCGCCAGGGTGCCGCCTATGTGTCCCGCGTGCCGGAGAAGGACATCCTGAACCTGTCGCAGTACGAGTACTACAGCAAGGGCACCGCCGGCGGATGGTTCGGCTGGGGAGCCACACCGGCTGGATGGCACAAGAACAACCCCGGCGCGGCCACTTCCGTGTTCGGCGTGGATCAGGGCGCCTGCGGCGTCGCGAATCCCGGCAACCAGGTCAGCGAGATGTCCGTGCAGTACAACAAGTCTCTGAACAAGTACGTCGTGCTCTACGGCGACCAGTTCAACAACATCGTGATGCGGACCTCCGACACACCGCAGGGAACCTGGTCTAGCGCAAAGGTTTTGATGCCGCAGCAGGCCGGCGGCATCTACGCACCGATGATGCACCCCTGGTCGCCGTCGACACTGGGCAGCGGCAACGACCTGTACTGGAACCTGTCGCATTGGGGCAACTACAACGTCATGTTGATGCGCACCGACCTCTCGAAGGTCTGATCCGGTGCTGAGGTCGGTGCTGCTGGCGATGCTGCTGACGCTCTGCAGCGCGCCGGTGGCATGTGCCGAGCCCGCCGGGCCCGCGGGCCCCGCACCGACCCAGGCCGCGGGCGCCTGCACTCCTGAGCGGACCGGCGTCAGGACCTTGTTGCCGGGCG from Mycobacterium sp. IDR2000157661 harbors:
- a CDS encoding DUF4185 domain-containing protein encodes the protein MGAARYIGRVGGLAVALGVGTAIATGHGIASADSTESNTSNPPNTEQSSNGNTTDTVTATGTTTGTDTQSTLDEGDDEDADEDAADEGDEAADEGDDSSTTTTTVTGGVTVSAQTNTGSSSSEPTSGEQAEGAQPNEPAPTGTVEPGAAVTLDPGVTPDSSLEQKPAASTDSNGGSEVITAPASGSFEPQTSPAGQTQPTTATSARTVQSLSDPATTFQEAAQVAVFADARVLAGSATQTYAPMTASTAVPAPAAPRDVFTAVANVVSSALNWVLSPLAGNVPGGPAQPPLIWGLLAFARREFDRFFAALAGGSTASTSPTALTAPTSLTSPTAFSALTEPMARLAMAAPVIPTPAPPFPAQVSPSTKFVSWVTGPYVYPSQADATVQNPLLANTLSRYSVYGTDLGIMWDNGIPDNPLTKDINENQVLIAVGDTFAGPYMQGDWRSNTIFRSSDIDLANGMEIPDGQWYNGNMFGGAPLGPTQYRARQVIFPEGLPAGITLIPTAGVSIPTPGSRFGAIQYVSFMSVTQWGAPGSWTTNYSAIAYSDDNGETFKVAPQTVRYNQPWTGNQNFQQSAFVRPGDGYVYMYGTPNGRQGAAYVSRVPEKDILNLSQYEYYSKGTAGGWFGWGATPAGWHKNNPGAATSVFGVDQGACGVANPGNQVSEMSVQYNKSLNKYVVLYGDQFNNIVMRTSDTPQGTWSSAKVLMPQQAGGIYAPMMHPWSPSTLGSGNDLYWNLSHWGNYNVMLMRTDLSKV